A single Pseudodesulfovibrio aespoeensis Aspo-2 DNA region contains:
- the rplW gene encoding 50S ribosomal protein L23, translating into MDYSKILLKPVVSEKANEAKEQSNHVSFYVHPDSNKIEVKKAVEAAFGVKVESVNIVRKQAMPRKKFGRVTGRIPGYKKAYVKLAAGDKIEIFEGV; encoded by the coding sequence ATGGATTATTCCAAGATTTTGCTCAAGCCCGTTGTCTCCGAGAAGGCCAACGAAGCCAAGGAGCAGTCCAATCACGTCTCTTTTTACGTCCACCCCGATTCCAACAAGATCGAGGTGAAGAAGGCCGTCGAGGCAGCCTTTGGCGTCAAAGTCGAGTCTGTGAACATCGTCAGAAAACAAGCCATGCCGCGCAAGAAGTTTGGCCGCGTCACCGGGCGTATCCCCGGTTACAAGAAGGCCTACGTCAAGCTTGCCGCTGGCGACAAGATCGAAATCTTCGAGGGAGTGTAA
- the rpsS gene encoding 30S ribosomal protein S19 — MPRSLKKGPFLDGHLIKKVQVAGENQDRRVIKTWSRRSTIIPEMVGMTFAVHNGRKFIPVFVTENMVGHKLGEFSPTRTYFGHAADKKK; from the coding sequence ATGCCAAGATCTCTTAAGAAGGGCCCGTTTCTCGACGGCCACCTGATAAAGAAAGTCCAAGTGGCTGGCGAAAATCAGGATCGCCGCGTGATCAAGACCTGGTCGCGCCGCTCCACGATCATCCCCGAGATGGTCGGCATGACCTTCGCCGTCCACAATGGCCGCAAGTTCATCCCGGTGTTCGTGACCGAGAATATGGTCGGCCACAAACTCGGCGAGTTCTCGCCCACCCGCACCTACTTCGGCCATGCCGCCGACAAGAAGAAGTAG
- the rplR gene encoding 50S ribosomal protein L18 → MSKSKNDQRLLRKPRIRKKVSGTQERPRLVVFRSNQHLYAQLVDDVTGATLASSSTQVLNRAGETLKANKDSAAKVGKDIAAKALEKQIESVVFDRNGYIYHGKVKALADGAREGGLKF, encoded by the coding sequence ATGAGTAAAAGCAAAAATGATCAGCGGCTTCTGCGCAAGCCCCGCATCAGGAAAAAAGTCTCCGGTACGCAAGAGCGGCCCCGTCTGGTCGTCTTCCGCTCCAACCAGCATCTTTATGCTCAGTTGGTGGATGATGTCACCGGCGCCACTCTCGCCTCGTCCAGCACCCAGGTGCTGAACAGGGCGGGCGAGACACTGAAGGCCAACAAGGACTCCGCAGCCAAGGTGGGCAAGGACATTGCCGCCAAGGCGCTCGAAAAGCAGATCGAGTCCGTTGTCTTCGACCGGAATGGGTATATCTACCACGGCAAGGTCAAAGCTCTTGCCGACGGAGCCCGCGAAGGCGGGCTTAAATTCTAG
- the rpmD gene encoding 50S ribosomal protein L30, translating into MLKVKLIKSRIAVKPSLVKTLDSLGLRRIRQEKTHEDNPVIRGMIYKVRHLVEVTES; encoded by the coding sequence GTGTTGAAAGTTAAATTGATCAAAAGCAGAATCGCGGTCAAGCCCAGCTTGGTCAAGACCCTTGATTCCCTGGGCCTGCGCAGGATCCGGCAGGAAAAGACCCATGAGGACAATCCGGTCATCAGGGGTATGATCTATAAGGTGAGACACCTGGTGGAGGTAACCGAGTCATGA
- the rpmC gene encoding 50S ribosomal protein L29: protein MTSKELRELNDAKLTEKLTESRKDLFGMRFKHATAQLENTRQLSGVKKTIARILTIQQERQGA from the coding sequence ATGACTTCCAAGGAACTTCGTGAACTGAATGACGCCAAGCTGACCGAAAAGCTGACCGAATCCCGCAAGGATTTGTTCGGCATGCGTTTCAAGCACGCCACCGCGCAGCTTGAGAACACCCGGCAGCTGAGCGGCGTCAAAAAGACCATCGCGCGTATCCTGACTATCCAGCAGGAACGACAGGGAGCGTAA
- the rplE gene encoding 50S ribosomal protein L5, which yields MTRLEKVYAEKVVPELLKEFGYSSSMEIPKLSKISLNIGLGAASQNSKLIEPAVEELTAIAGQKAVVTKAKKSIAQFKLREGMPIGTRVTLRGDAMWDFYDRLVSFALPRVRDFRGVPDRGFDGRGNFTMGIKEHTIFPELDIDRVELVKGMNVTVCTTAKTDKEGKMLLDLLGMPFKK from the coding sequence ATGACTCGTCTGGAAAAAGTATATGCTGAAAAGGTAGTCCCTGAACTCCTCAAGGAGTTTGGCTACAGTTCCTCCATGGAGATCCCGAAACTCTCGAAGATCTCCCTGAACATCGGCCTGGGTGCGGCGAGCCAGAACAGCAAGCTCATCGAACCCGCCGTGGAAGAGCTGACCGCCATCGCAGGGCAGAAGGCCGTGGTGACCAAGGCCAAGAAGTCCATCGCTCAGTTCAAGTTGCGCGAGGGCATGCCCATCGGTACCCGCGTCACGCTGCGCGGCGACGCCATGTGGGACTTCTATGACAGGCTCGTGAGCTTCGCGCTGCCCCGTGTCCGCGACTTTCGCGGCGTTCCCGACCGCGGTTTCGACGGTCGCGGCAACTTCACCATGGGCATCAAGGAACACACCATATTCCCCGAGCTTGACATCGACAGAGTTGAGTTGGTCAAGGGCATGAACGTGACTGTGTGCACCACCGCCAAGACGGACAAGGAAGGCAAGATGCTTCTCGACCTCCTTGGCATGCCCTTCAAAAAGTAG
- the rplC gene encoding 50S ribosomal protein L3 produces MPKMLGILGKKLGMTRIFKEDGSVCCVTVIEAGPCPVMQIKTQDKEGYNALQLGYDTIAERKVNKPLKGHMAKAGKDMYRHLREFPLEGVDGYELGQEITVDIFSAGEKVKVTGTSKGKGFQGVMKRHNFSGSRASHGAEKVHRVPGSVGNATYPGRVWKNKKMPGQMGNARVTLSNVEIVDVRPEDNVLVVKGQVPGPNNGFVMIRKNG; encoded by the coding sequence ATGCCTAAGATGCTTGGAATACTTGGTAAAAAGCTGGGAATGACCCGTATCTTCAAGGAAGACGGCAGCGTTTGCTGCGTCACCGTTATTGAAGCGGGGCCGTGCCCGGTCATGCAGATCAAGACGCAGGATAAGGAAGGCTACAACGCCCTGCAGCTCGGCTATGACACCATCGCCGAACGCAAGGTCAACAAGCCCTTGAAAGGCCACATGGCCAAGGCCGGCAAGGACATGTACCGCCACCTCAGGGAATTCCCCCTGGAAGGTGTTGATGGGTACGAGCTTGGCCAGGAAATCACCGTCGACATCTTTTCGGCGGGCGAAAAGGTCAAGGTTACCGGCACCAGCAAGGGTAAGGGTTTCCAGGGCGTCATGAAGCGTCACAATTTCTCCGGCTCCCGCGCGTCCCACGGCGCCGAGAAGGTGCATCGCGTTCCCGGCTCTGTCGGTAACGCCACCTATCCCGGTCGCGTCTGGAAGAACAAGAAGATGCCCGGCCAGATGGGCAACGCGCGTGTGACCTTGAGCAACGTGGAAATCGTCGACGTAAGGCCCGAGGACAATGTCCTGGTGGTGAAGGGCCAAGTGCCCGGACCCAACAACGGCTTCGTGATGATCCGCAAGAACGGTTAG
- the rplV gene encoding 50S ribosomal protein L22, with translation MEAKAVAKYIRVSPRKTRIVAENIKGKGVEDALNILRFTPKKAAKILSKVLFSAISNAEQMPGVDVDSLIVDTVMVNEGPSWKRIQPRAMGRAYRIRKRTSHITIVVKEM, from the coding sequence ATGGAAGCCAAAGCAGTCGCCAAATACATTCGCGTGTCTCCGCGCAAGACCCGCATCGTTGCCGAGAACATCAAGGGCAAGGGCGTCGAGGATGCCCTGAACATTCTGAGGTTCACCCCGAAGAAGGCCGCCAAGATCCTCAGCAAGGTGCTCTTCTCCGCTATTTCCAATGCGGAGCAGATGCCCGGAGTGGACGTGGACTCCCTGATCGTCGATACGGTCATGGTCAATGAAGGACCGAGCTGGAAACGTATCCAGCCGCGCGCCATGGGCCGCGCCTACCGCATCAGGAAGCGCACGAGCCATATTACCATCGTAGTGAAGGAAATGTAG
- the rplF gene encoding 50S ribosomal protein L6: MSRIGKNPIEIPSGVEVSVGASEIQVKGPKGTLSTAVHPTVAYKIEDGKVVVNRVDDSREARAQHGLRRSLLANCVEGVSKGFEKGLEVIGVGYKVSVQGPKVVLNVGFSHPVEFDLPAGIEGRVEGSKLLLQGIDKQLLGEVAARIRRVRPPEPYKGKGIKYIDEVIRRKAGKSGAK; this comes from the coding sequence ATGTCTCGTATAGGAAAAAATCCCATCGAAATACCTTCGGGTGTTGAGGTGTCTGTTGGAGCCTCCGAGATCCAGGTCAAGGGTCCCAAAGGAACCTTGAGCACTGCGGTCCATCCGACCGTGGCGTACAAGATCGAGGACGGCAAGGTCGTCGTCAACCGCGTTGACGATTCCCGCGAGGCCCGTGCACAGCACGGCCTGCGCAGGTCATTGCTGGCCAATTGCGTCGAGGGTGTCTCCAAGGGCTTTGAAAAAGGGCTTGAGGTTATCGGCGTCGGCTACAAGGTGTCCGTGCAGGGCCCCAAGGTCGTTTTGAACGTCGGCTTCTCTCATCCGGTCGAGTTCGACCTGCCCGCCGGGATCGAGGGCCGTGTGGAGGGGAGCAAGCTCCTTCTCCAGGGCATCGACAAGCAGCTCCTCGGTGAAGTAGCGGCGCGAATCCGCCGTGTGCGTCCGCCGGAACCCTACAAGGGCAAGGGCATCAAGTATATCGACGAAGTTATCCGCCGCAAGGCTGGTAAGTCCGGCGCGAAGTAG
- the rplO gene encoding 50S ribosomal protein L15, with protein MRLHELYPFPEERKNRKRLGRGSGSGTGKTAGKGHKGQNARSGGGVRPGFEGGQMPLARRLPKRGFKNLFREEYEVVNIGRLLAMFDGKDEITLADMYERGVVKNGAAVKILATGEVDKAVTVEAHRFSASAAEKIAKAGGNAKAVEA; from the coding sequence ATGAGACTTCATGAACTGTATCCGTTCCCGGAAGAGAGAAAGAACCGCAAGCGCTTAGGCCGCGGCTCCGGCTCCGGCACCGGCAAGACCGCCGGCAAGGGCCACAAGGGTCAGAACGCCCGTTCGGGCGGCGGCGTGCGCCCCGGCTTCGAGGGCGGTCAGATGCCCCTTGCCCGGCGCCTGCCCAAGCGCGGTTTCAAGAACCTTTTCCGCGAGGAATATGAAGTCGTCAACATTGGCCGTTTGCTGGCCATGTTCGACGGCAAGGACGAGATCACCCTGGCCGACATGTACGAGCGCGGCGTCGTCAAGAACGGCGCGGCAGTCAAGATCCTGGCCACGGGCGAGGTCGACAAGGCCGTGACCGTCGAAGCGCACCGCTTCAGCGCGTCCGCAGCAGAAAAGATTGCCAAGGCCGGCGGCAACGCCAAGGCCGTCGAGGCATAA
- the rpsQ gene encoding 30S ribosomal protein S17, with protein MAEFKHTGNRRVLTGLVVSDKGDKTIVVRVETLVKHPLLKKYIRRRKKFMAHDPANDCGVGDKVQIVESRPMSRRKRWHLVQILEKAV; from the coding sequence ATGGCTGAGTTCAAACACACAGGCAACAGGCGAGTGCTTACCGGCCTGGTCGTTTCCGACAAGGGAGACAAGACCATTGTCGTCCGCGTCGAGACCCTGGTCAAGCATCCGCTGCTGAAGAAGTACATCCGCCGCCGCAAAAAGTTCATGGCCCATGATCCGGCCAACGACTGCGGTGTTGGCGACAAGGTGCAGATTGTCGAATCGAGGCCCATGAGCCGCCGCAAGCGGTGGCACCTGGTTCAGATCCTCGAAAAGGCCGTCTAG
- the rpsH gene encoding 30S ribosomal protein S8, translating to MAVVDPVADMLTRIRNAYGAHHSGVVVPLSKMKTSIAGILKQEGYIADYAVENRDISITLKYADGKPLVTGLKRVSKPGRRVYVGASDIPRVQNGVGICIVSTSKGLLEGAKAKEANVGGELLCEIW from the coding sequence ATGGCTGTTGTTGATCCTGTAGCCGACATGTTGACCCGCATTCGGAACGCCTACGGCGCGCACCACTCCGGTGTCGTTGTTCCGCTTTCCAAGATGAAAACATCCATTGCGGGTATTTTGAAGCAAGAAGGGTATATCGCCGACTACGCTGTCGAGAACAGGGACATCAGTATTACCCTCAAATACGCAGACGGGAAACCGCTTGTCACTGGCCTGAAAAGGGTCAGCAAGCCCGGTCGCCGCGTATATGTTGGTGCTTCTGACATCCCCCGCGTGCAGAATGGCGTCGGTATTTGTATCGTGTCCACCTCCAAGGGGTTGCTCGAAGGCGCCAAGGCCAAAGAGGCCAACGTCGGCGGCGAACTGCTGTGTGAAATCTGGTAG
- the rpsE gene encoding 30S ribosomal protein S5, protein MEQNESGLIEKIVYLNRVAKVVKGGRRFSFSCLVVVGDGEGGVGYGLGKANEVPEAIRKASERARKNMITVPLLDGTLPYEVLGRYGAGRVMLKPASRGTGIIAGGPVRAIMEAVGVHDILTKAIGTNNPHNVLRATIAGLESLRSAESVSAMRGVLVSTPRK, encoded by the coding sequence ATGGAACAAAATGAAAGTGGACTGATCGAAAAAATCGTCTACCTCAATCGCGTCGCCAAGGTTGTCAAAGGTGGCCGCCGTTTCAGCTTTAGCTGCCTGGTGGTCGTCGGTGACGGTGAAGGTGGAGTCGGCTATGGACTGGGCAAGGCCAACGAAGTGCCCGAGGCCATCCGCAAGGCATCCGAGCGGGCCAGGAAGAACATGATTACCGTTCCGCTGCTGGACGGCACCCTGCCTTACGAGGTTCTGGGCCGTTACGGAGCTGGCCGCGTCATGCTCAAACCCGCCAGCCGCGGTACCGGTATCATTGCCGGCGGCCCGGTTCGCGCCATCATGGAGGCAGTTGGTGTCCACGATATCCTGACCAAGGCCATCGGCACCAACAATCCGCACAACGTGCTGCGTGCCACTATCGCCGGTCTTGAGTCCCTGCGTAGCGCCGAGAGTGTTTCCGCCATGCGCGGCGTCTTGGTGTCCACGCCGAGAAAGTAA
- the rplP gene encoding 50S ribosomal protein L16 — protein MLAPKRVKFRKRQKCRNRGKAQRGNSVSFGDIGLKALEHGKITSQQIESARVAIMRHIKRGGKVWIRIFPDVPVTSKPAEVRMGKGKGAPDGWVAPVRPGRIMYEVKGVDIALAKEALKRASYKLPIKTCIVVKEGL, from the coding sequence ATGCTTGCTCCAAAAAGAGTGAAATTCAGAAAGCGGCAGAAGTGCCGCAACAGAGGCAAGGCCCAACGGGGTAACAGTGTGTCCTTCGGCGATATCGGGCTGAAGGCATTGGAGCACGGAAAGATCACCAGCCAGCAGATTGAATCCGCTCGTGTCGCCATCATGCGTCACATCAAGCGCGGTGGTAAGGTCTGGATACGCATCTTCCCGGATGTCCCCGTCACCTCCAAGCCCGCGGAAGTCCGCATGGGCAAGGGTAAAGGCGCCCCCGACGGTTGGGTTGCGCCGGTGAGACCGGGCCGTATCATGTACGAAGTCAAAGGCGTCGACATCGCACTGGCCAAGGAGGCTCTCAAGCGCGCTTCCTACAAGCTGCCGATCAAGACGTGCATCGTTGTGAAGGAGGGTCTGTAA
- the rplN gene encoding 50S ribosomal protein L14: MIQVESNLDVADNSGAKRVACIKVLGGSKRRYASVGDIIVVSVKEAMPHSKVKKGAVMKAVVVRTKKEVGRSDGSFIKFDSNSAVLLNNNGEPVGTRIFGPVARELRAAGFMKIVSLAPEVL; the protein is encoded by the coding sequence ATGATACAGGTTGAATCCAACCTCGACGTCGCTGACAATTCCGGGGCCAAAAGGGTCGCGTGCATCAAAGTGCTCGGCGGTTCCAAGCGCCGCTATGCCAGCGTCGGCGATATTATTGTAGTGTCCGTCAAAGAGGCCATGCCCCATTCCAAAGTGAAGAAGGGCGCGGTCATGAAGGCGGTGGTAGTTCGGACCAAGAAGGAAGTCGGTCGTTCCGACGGCTCTTTCATCAAGTTCGACAGCAATTCCGCTGTGCTGCTCAACAACAACGGCGAGCCCGTGGGTACCCGAATTTTCGGACCTGTGGCCCGCGAGCTGCGTGCAGCCGGCTTCATGAAGATCGTTTCCCTCGCTCCCGAGGTCCTGTAA
- the rpsC gene encoding 30S ribosomal protein S3 — MGQKVHPYGFRLGYNKNWLSRWYSKKDYPAFVLQDDQIRKFVKKKLFQAGIARLEIERAGGKIRLIIHTARPGIVIGRKGVEIEKLRDELRNKYQTEFTIEVNEIRRPEVEAQLVAESIAQQLERRIAFRRAMKRTVGLARKFGAEGIKVACAGRLAGAEIARGEWYRDGRVPLHTLRADIDYGFAEAHTTYGVIGVKVWIFKGEILDKEVEQ, encoded by the coding sequence ATGGGACAGAAAGTACATCCTTACGGTTTTCGTCTGGGGTATAACAAGAACTGGCTGTCCCGCTGGTACAGCAAAAAGGATTATCCTGCCTTTGTTCTGCAGGACGATCAGATTCGCAAGTTCGTCAAGAAAAAGCTCTTTCAGGCCGGCATTGCGCGGCTTGAGATCGAGCGCGCCGGCGGAAAGATCCGTCTGATCATCCACACTGCGCGTCCGGGAATTGTCATCGGTCGCAAAGGTGTAGAGATAGAGAAGTTGCGTGATGAATTGCGCAACAAGTATCAAACTGAATTCACCATTGAGGTCAACGAGATCCGTCGACCGGAGGTTGAAGCTCAGCTCGTAGCTGAGAGTATTGCCCAGCAGCTCGAACGCAGAATTGCCTTCCGCCGTGCCATGAAGCGTACGGTGGGCCTTGCCAGGAAATTCGGCGCCGAGGGTATCAAAGTCGCGTGTGCAGGCCGCCTTGCCGGGGCCGAAATCGCGCGTGGCGAATGGTACCGTGATGGGCGTGTGCCGCTGCACACTCTTCGTGCCGACATCGACTACGGTTTTGCCGAGGCTCACACGACCTACGGCGTCATCGGTGTCAAGGTCTGGATCTTCAAGGGTGAGATTCTGGACAAAGAGGTGGAACAGTAA
- the rplX gene encoding 50S ribosomal protein L24, translating into MKTKIRKDDKVMVIAGKDKGKIGKVLKILPKKDTVLVEKVNMVQRHTKANPYAQQPGGIIEKEAPIHVSNVAVVCDACTKPTRIGYKKTEDGKKIRFCKKCNEIFK; encoded by the coding sequence ATGAAGACCAAGATACGTAAAGACGACAAGGTCATGGTCATCGCCGGGAAGGACAAGGGGAAGATCGGCAAGGTGCTCAAGATTCTGCCCAAGAAGGACACCGTCCTGGTTGAGAAAGTCAACATGGTCCAGCGTCACACCAAAGCCAATCCCTATGCCCAGCAGCCCGGCGGGATTATTGAGAAGGAAGCCCCGATCCATGTATCCAATGTGGCTGTGGTGTGCGATGCGTGCACCAAGCCCACGCGGATCGGGTACAAAAAGACCGAAGACGGCAAGAAGATTCGTTTCTGCAAGAAATGCAACGAAATCTTCAAGTAA
- the rplD gene encoding 50S ribosomal protein L4, with protein sequence MAKLQVVDQNNQKVGDIELAPEVFEVEIQPEILNLVVRAQRAAKRSGTHATKTRGMKSGGGRKPWRQKGTGRARAGSSRSPLWRGGAVLFGPQPRDYSFKVNKKIRKLALQMALSSRVAEDKVTVVKSIDLAEIKTKAFAAVVEKLGLGKTLIVLKDADLNLALSARNVPGIKVIEADKLNVYDVLLYPELVMFEAAAQDVQERLK encoded by the coding sequence ATGGCAAAATTACAAGTTGTAGATCAGAATAATCAGAAAGTGGGCGATATAGAGCTGGCCCCTGAGGTCTTCGAGGTTGAAATTCAGCCCGAGATCCTCAACCTGGTGGTCCGCGCCCAACGCGCTGCAAAGCGTAGCGGCACCCACGCCACCAAGACCCGCGGCATGAAGAGCGGCGGCGGACGCAAGCCCTGGCGTCAGAAAGGCACTGGTCGCGCTCGCGCCGGTTCCTCGCGCTCGCCCCTGTGGCGCGGCGGTGCGGTCCTGTTTGGCCCGCAGCCCCGCGACTACTCGTTCAAAGTCAACAAGAAGATCCGCAAGCTGGCCCTGCAGATGGCTCTGTCCTCCCGTGTCGCCGAAGACAAGGTGACGGTGGTCAAGTCCATCGATCTCGCCGAGATCAAGACCAAGGCCTTTGCGGCTGTTGTCGAGAAGCTCGGACTCGGCAAGACCCTGATCGTCTTAAAGGACGCCGACCTCAACCTGGCCCTTTCCGCCAGGAACGTGCCCGGCATCAAGGTCATCGAGGCCGACAAGCTGAATGTTTACGACGTGCTGCTGTATCCCGAACTGGTGATGTTCGAGGCCGCCGCCCAAGACGTTCAAGAGAGGTTGAAATAG
- a CDS encoding type Z 30S ribosomal protein S14: MAKTSIRVKARRKPKFKVRAYNRCPICGRPRAFLRRYGLCRICFRNKALAGELPGVRKASW, from the coding sequence GTGGCCAAAACAAGCATACGCGTTAAGGCACGCCGCAAACCCAAGTTCAAGGTTCGCGCATACAATCGGTGCCCGATTTGTGGCCGTCCTCGGGCTTTTTTGAGGCGCTACGGCCTCTGCCGTATCTGCTTCCGCAACAAGGCTCTCGCTGGCGAACTCCCTGGTGTTCGCAAGGCGAGCTGGTAA
- the secY gene encoding preprotein translocase subunit SecY: MAMSGVENLARVPELKKKLLWTFALLAVYRMGIHIPIPGVDSAALADFFANAQNTLFGIFDMFSGGGLSNMSIFALGIMPYISASIILQLLTVVSPELKRLQKEEGEAGRKKITQYTRYLTVLITVVQGFAIAAGLESASSPTGAPMVLIPGIGFKLMTILTLTAGTVFLMWLGEQMTEKGIGNGISMIIYAGIVAGLPAAAINTVQLMTLGEISLFILLFILVFMVATLGFIVFMERGQRRIPIHYAKRQMGRRMFGGQTTHLPLKINTAGVIPPIFASSILMFPATLAQFSSVQWLQDFSSFLSPDSIIYNLLFIGIIIFFCYFYTAIMFDPKGIAENIQKQGGFIPGIRPGARTREYIDKVLARITLWGAFYVSAVCVLPMLLISNFGVPFYFGGTSLLIVVGVAMDFMGRIESYLISRQYEGLLGKAGKGR, encoded by the coding sequence GTGGCGATGTCAGGAGTTGAGAACCTTGCCCGGGTGCCAGAGCTGAAGAAAAAGCTGCTCTGGACGTTCGCTTTGCTTGCTGTCTACCGGATGGGCATTCACATCCCGATTCCCGGCGTCGACAGTGCGGCGTTGGCGGATTTTTTCGCCAATGCGCAGAATACCCTCTTCGGAATATTCGACATGTTCTCGGGCGGCGGGCTTTCCAATATGTCCATCTTCGCCCTGGGGATCATGCCGTACATCTCGGCTTCGATCATCCTCCAGCTTCTGACAGTCGTTTCGCCCGAGCTGAAACGACTGCAGAAGGAGGAGGGCGAGGCTGGGCGCAAGAAGATCACCCAGTACACCCGGTATCTGACCGTGCTCATCACCGTGGTGCAGGGCTTTGCCATCGCCGCCGGACTTGAGAGCGCGTCCAGCCCCACCGGGGCGCCCATGGTGCTGATTCCCGGCATTGGCTTCAAGCTCATGACCATCCTCACCCTGACCGCCGGCACCGTCTTCTTGATGTGGCTTGGTGAGCAGATGACCGAGAAGGGCATCGGCAACGGCATCTCCATGATCATCTATGCCGGTATCGTGGCCGGGCTTCCCGCCGCTGCCATCAACACCGTGCAGTTGATGACCCTTGGCGAGATCTCGCTGTTCATCCTCCTGTTCATCCTGGTCTTCATGGTGGCCACCCTGGGCTTCATCGTCTTCATGGAGCGCGGCCAGCGCAGGATACCCATCCACTACGCCAAGCGGCAGATGGGGCGCAGGATGTTCGGCGGACAGACCACACATCTGCCGCTCAAGATCAACACCGCGGGCGTCATTCCGCCGATCTTCGCGTCGTCCATTCTGATGTTCCCGGCCACGCTGGCGCAGTTTTCCAGCGTGCAGTGGCTCCAGGACTTCTCGTCCTTTCTGAGCCCGGATTCCATAATCTACAACCTGCTGTTCATCGGCATCATCATCTTCTTCTGCTACTTCTACACGGCGATCATGTTCGATCCCAAGGGAATAGCGGAGAACATCCAGAAGCAGGGCGGCTTCATCCCGGGCATCCGTCCGGGCGCGCGCACCCGCGAGTACATCGACAAGGTGCTGGCCCGCATCACCCTGTGGGGCGCCTTCTATGTGTCCGCGGTCTGCGTTCTGCCGATGCTGCTGATCTCGAACTTCGGCGTGCCCTTCTACTTCGGCGGCACCTCGCTGCTGATCGTGGTCGGTGTGGCCATGGACTTCATGGGGCGGATCGAGTCCTATCTGATTTCGCGTCAGTACGAGGGCTTGCTCGGCAAGGCTGGCAAGGGAAGATAG
- the rpsJ gene encoding 30S ribosomal protein S10 produces the protein MAASMASDRIRIKLRSYDYRILDKAVNEIVDTARNTGAAIAGPVPLPTDMHRTTVQKSVHVDKKSREQFEIRIHKRLLDILEPTQQTVDALGKLSLPAGVDVEIKL, from the coding sequence ATGGCTGCTTCGATGGCGAGCGATCGCATCAGAATCAAACTGAGATCATACGATTACCGTATTCTTGACAAGGCAGTGAACGAGATCGTCGACACTGCCCGGAATACCGGTGCGGCAATTGCCGGCCCCGTGCCCTTGCCCACCGACATGCATCGTACCACTGTTCAGAAGTCTGTTCACGTTGACAAGAAGTCCCGTGAGCAGTTCGAAATTCGCATTCACAAGCGTCTTCTGGACATTCTTGAACCCACTCAGCAGACCGTCGACGCCCTGGGCAAGCTCTCGCTTCCCGCCGGTGTGGATGTCGAAATCAAGCTCTAG
- the rplB gene encoding 50S ribosomal protein L2, giving the protein MATRKLKPTSPGRRFQTISDFAEITRTTPEKSLTKGLTKKAGRNNNGRITARRRGGGHKTLYRIVDFKRNKLGVPAKVAEIEYDPNRSARIALLHYADGEKRYILAPVGLNQGDTILAGEGADIKPGNAMQLQMVPTGTIVHNIELHPGRGGQFCRAAGTYAQLIAKEGKYALLRMPSGEVRKVLAACCATVGQVGNIHHENIKIGKAGRNRWLGRRPKVRGVAMNPVDHPLGGGEGRSSGGRHPVSPWGVPAKGYKTRNKKKASAKLIVKRRGQK; this is encoded by the coding sequence ATGGCAACCCGTAAGCTGAAGCCTACTTCTCCGGGCCGCCGGTTCCAGACGATCTCCGATTTCGCGGAGATCACCCGGACCACTCCCGAGAAGTCGCTGACCAAAGGTCTGACCAAGAAGGCTGGCCGCAACAACAATGGTCGTATCACCGCGCGCCGTCGCGGCGGAGGGCACAAGACGCTGTACCGTATCGTTGATTTCAAGCGCAACAAGCTTGGCGTTCCCGCCAAGGTCGCCGAGATCGAGTACGATCCGAACCGCAGCGCCCGCATCGCGCTCCTGCACTACGCGGACGGTGAGAAGCGGTATATCCTGGCTCCCGTGGGCCTCAACCAGGGTGATACCATCCTGGCGGGCGAAGGCGCCGACATCAAGCCCGGCAACGCCATGCAGCTTCAGATGGTGCCCACCGGTACCATCGTGCACAACATCGAGCTGCACCCCGGTCGTGGCGGCCAGTTCTGCCGCGCCGCTGGCACCTATGCCCAGCTCATCGCCAAGGAAGGCAAATACGCCCTGCTGCGTATGCCGTCCGGCGAAGTGCGCAAGGTGCTGGCCGCATGCTGCGCCACGGTCGGTCAGGTCGGCAACATTCATCACGAGAATATCAAGATCGGCAAGGCTGGCCGCAATCGCTGGCTTGGCCGTCGTCCGAAGGTCCGTGGTGTGGCCATGAACCCCGTCGATCACCCGCTGGGTGGTGGCGAGGGCCGCAGTTCAGGCGGACGCCATCCGGTGTCCCCGTGGGGTGTCCCGGCCAAGGGTTACAAGACCCGCAACAAGAAGAAGGCTTCTGCGAAGCTTATCGTCAAACGCCGCGGACAGAAGTAG